In Rutidosis leptorrhynchoides isolate AG116_Rl617_1_P2 chromosome 2, CSIRO_AGI_Rlap_v1, whole genome shotgun sequence, one genomic interval encodes:
- the LOC139893021 gene encoding uncharacterized protein: MDSAAVLRSFHYSVGTVAPLRAASFERPGVVQGSTFGLNLVSSQKKQTRARVSCVKSSEVSVVDMTNGSVEKKTSTFPNGFEELLLSVCDETQIAELKMKIGGFEMHLKRSIKSTGPIIPLVSPTEAPPIPSKPMNESAPATSASPPSSKTTPFTNIPMEKSKKLAALEASGAGGYVLVSCPTVGTFRKSRTIKGKKQPVLIKEGDIIKEGQTICYLDQFGTELPVKSDADGEVIKILFDDGEAVGYGDPIVAVLPSFHDINIK, translated from the exons ATGGATTCTGCTGCTGTCTTGCGCTCTTTTCACT ATTCTGTGGGCACTGTTGCACCTTTGCGTGCTGCATCATTTGAGAGACCTGGTGTGGTTCAAGGTTCAACATTTGGTTTGAATCTTGTTTCTTCTCAAAAAAAGCAAACGAGGGCTCGCGTGTCGTGTGTGAAATCATCTGAAGTTTCCGTAGTAGACATGACCAATG GATCAGTGGAGAAGAAGACTTCAACCTTTCCTAATGGCTTTGAA GAACTGCTTTTGAGCGTCTGTGATGAGACACAAATTGCTGAGCTGAAAATGAAA ATTGGCGGATTCGAAATGCATCTAAAGAGAAGCATTAAATCAACGGGACCCATCATCCCTCTCGTTTCACCTACAGAAGCACCACCGATCCCTAGCAAACCGATGAACGAATCGGCCCCTGCCACCTCAGCATCACCACCTTCATCAAAAACAACACCATTTACAAATATCCCAATGGAGAAATCAAAGAAATTGGCAGCACTGGAAGCTTCTGGTGCCGGTGGATATGTTCTTGTCTCATGCCCAACG GTTGGAACATTCCGGAAGAGCAGGACAATCAAAGGGAAGAAGCAGCCTGTGCTCATAAAAGAG GGTGACATTATAAAGGAAGGACAAACCATATGCTATCTGGACCAGTTTGGCACTGAACTTCCAGTGAAG TCAGACGCAGATGGTGAAGTCATAAAGATTCTCTTTGATGATGGAG AGGCAGTTGGTTATGGAGATCCCATTGTTGCAGTGTTGCCCTCGTTTCATGATATCAATATCAAGTAA